From the Cystobacter ferrugineus genome, the window CTCAAGTCGCACCCCGAGCTGGAGACGCTGATCGTCGCCCCGACGAAGGACCTGGGGGATGGCTTCGAGGTGCGGCGGGCGCTGCCCTCGGCGAGGCGCCGGATGGTGGGCCCCTTCATCTTCCTGGACCAGATGGGGCCGGCGCTGTTCGAGCCGGGCAAGGGGCTGGACGTGCGGCCGCACCCGCACATCGGCCTGGCCACGGTGACCTATCTCTTCGAGGGCTCCATCCTGCACCGGGACAGCCTGGGCATGGTGCAGCCCATCCAAGCGGGAGCGGTGAACTGGATGACGGCGGGCCGCGGCATCGTGCACTCCGAGCGCACGGCGCCCCAGACGCGCGCGGCGGGCGGGAAGCTCTTCGGGCTCCAGGCGTGGGTGGCGCTGCCCAAGGCGCATGAGGAGACGGCGCCCTCCTTCGTGCACCACCCCGCCGAGACGATGCCCTTCCTCGAGGGCGAGGGCGTGCGCATGCACCTGCTGGCGGGCTCCATGCATGGCAAGCGCTCGCCGGTGAAGACCTTCTCGGACATGTTCTACGCGGACGTGGCGCTGGAGAAGGGGGCGC encodes:
- a CDS encoding pirin family protein gives rise to the protein MNSQDTMELKSHPELETLIVAPTKDLGDGFEVRRALPSARRRMVGPFIFLDQMGPALFEPGKGLDVRPHPHIGLATVTYLFEGSILHRDSLGMVQPIQAGAVNWMTAGRGIVHSERTAPQTRAAGGKLFGLQAWVALPKAHEETAPSFVHHPAETMPFLEGEGVRMHLLAGSMHGKRSPVKTFSDMFYADVALEKGARFVIPAEHEERGLYLAEGSVEVDGTEFGVGELLVLRPGSEFVVRATRATRLAVLGGEPMDGPRYIFWNFVSSSKERLEQAKADWRERRFAAVPEETEFIPLPAEPPAPVRYP